In Pyrus communis chromosome 1, drPyrComm1.1, whole genome shotgun sequence, the following are encoded in one genomic region:
- the LOC137709003 gene encoding lipid phosphate phosphatase epsilon 2, chloroplastic-like, which translates to MPPSAATNFFHYPNLRIFPRCSCWLKSLKPISFPRFPTKKLDSSGGFVPKKAVSGQRSRVMGSNSMVELIKMLPFRNADGEDGGGELHREDYIDGTSELSPLVVDNGLESKLNRLSKWIISALFAVVILWRHDGEAIWAAMGSVVNSILSVMLKRILNQERPIPSLKSEPGMPSSHAQSIFYIVMFTVWSIVEWLGINEISVTVTAFALAFGTYFSWLRVSQKFHTLSQIVVGAAFGTIFAIFWFWTWNSFVEKAFVSSLWVQIVVSVGAAGFCLGFVVHVIRYWLKDESYSGGSSSGALKREIPLD; encoded by the exons ATGCCACCATCAGCAGCCACCAATTTCTTCCACTACCCAAATCTCAGAATCTTCCCCCGCTGTTCTTGTTGGCTCAAATCTCTGAAACCCATTTCTTTTCCCAGATTTCCCACCAAAAAACTGGATTCCTCAGGTGGGTTTGTTCCAAAGAAAGCTGTTTCAGGGCAGAGGAGCAGAGTCATGGGTTCCAACTCCATGGTTGAGCTGATAAAGATGCTGCCTTTTCGAAACGCCGATGGCGAAGACGGCGGCGGAGAGCTTCATCGTGAAGATTACATTGATGGGACTTCGGAGTTGAGTCCTTTGGTTGTGGATAATGGGTTGGAATCGAAGCTCAATCGACTG AGCAAGTGGATTATATCTGCTTTATTTGCTGTGGTGATTCTATGGAGGCATGACGGAGAAGCCATATGGGCTGCAATGGGGTCTGTTGTAAATTCAATCCTATCTGTTATGCTCAAAAGGATACTGAACCAGGAGAGGCCAATTCCGTCGTTGAAATCTGAGCCCGGAATGCCTTCTTCCCACGCACAATCCATCTTCTACATTGTTATGTTCACTGTTTGGTCAA TTGTGGAATGGCTAGGGATCAATGAGATTTCTGTGACTGTCACTGCATTTGCCTTGGCGTTTGGTACATATTTT TCGTGGTTACGAGTCTCTCAAAAATTTCATACACTCAGCCAAATTGTTGTGGGTGCTGCATTCGGAACTATTTTCGCCATCTTTTGGTTCTGGACATGGAATTCTTTTGTGGAGAAAGCATTTGTTTCCTCTTTATGGGTTCAAATAGTTGTATCTGTGGGGGCTGCTGGATTTTGTCTAGGATTTGTTGTGCATGTAATTCGTTATTGGCTCAAGGATGAAAG tTATAGCGGAGGATCCTCATCGGGGGCATTGAAAAGAGAAATACCATTAGACTAA
- the LOC137713481 gene encoding GCN5-related N-acetyltransferase 5, chloroplastic-like, translating into MAWLLAESFAESILLPSRFVSVLGYLVKQYLFERMELLPNTATLISFYRKRKEEGKEEEERLEEVEEEDEVELLAGTVEVCFNKKGAVASPPTPTPPKNSPYISKMAGKKSLWRRSIRWHLLKASEELISQMSSSKEVYLHCRMIDTAPFNMYKKAGYDIVNTDTILILLLLQRRKHLMCKKLPVLTNFSESDTFYSQEELTP; encoded by the exons ATGGCTTGGTTGCTCGCCGAGTCATTCGCGGAGTCGATACTTTTGCCTTCTAGGTTTGTGTCTGTGCTGGGCTACTTGGTCAAGCAATACTTGTTTGAAAGAATGGAGCTTCTTCCCAACACCGCCACGCTCATCTCATtttacagaaaaagaaaagaagagggcaaagaagaagaagaacgactggaagaagtagaagaagaagatgaagttgaGCTTTTGGCGGGGACTGTGGAAGTTTGCTTTAACAAAAAGGGTGCCGTTGCCTCTCCTCCTACACCAACTCCTCCCAAGAATTCACCTTATATTAGTAAAATGGCGGGGAAAAAATCACTTTGGAG GAGGAGCATTAGATGGCATCTTTTGAAGGCAAGCGAGGAACTAATCTCGCAGATGAGTTCCTCAAAAGAGGTGTACTTGCATTGCAGGATGATTGATACAGCTCCATTCAACATGTATAAAAAAGCAGGATACGACATTGTAAACACGGATaccattttgattttgttgctGTTGCAGAGACGCAAGCACTTAATGTGCAAGAAACTTCCAGTCTTAACCAACTTTTCAGAATCGGATACGTTCTATTCACAAGAGGAATTAACACCATGA